Sequence from the Mixophyes fleayi isolate aMixFle1 chromosome 4, aMixFle1.hap1, whole genome shotgun sequence genome:
TCTCTGCTATACGGCATCTCTTCTACTAAATCCTCTGCTACCTACATCCCTCATCTCTGCTATACAGCATCTCTTCTACTAAATCCTCTGCTACCTACATCCCTCATCTCTGCTATACGGCATCTCTTCTACTAAATCCTCTGCTACCTacatctctcatctctgctataCGGCATCTCTTCTACTAAATCCTCTGCTACCTACATCCCTCATCTCTGCTATACGGCATCTCTTCTACTAAATCCTCTGCTACCTACATCCCTCATCTCTGCTATACGGCATCTCTTCTACTAAACCCTCTGCTACCTACATCCCTCATCTCTGCTATACGGCATCTCTTCTACTAAATCCTCTGCTACCTACATCCCTCATCTCTGCTATACGGCATCTCTTCTACTAAATCCTCTGCTACCTacatctctcatctctgctataCGGCATCTCTTCTACTAAATCCTCTGCTACCTACATCCCTCATCTCTGCTATACGGCATCTCTTCTACTAAACCCTCTGCTACCTACATCCCTCATCTCTGCTATACGGCATCTCTTCTACTAATTCCTGCACTACCTACATCCCTCATCTCTGCTATACGGCATCTCTTCTACTAAATCCTCTGCTACCTACATCCCTCATCTCTGCTATACGGCATCTCTTCTACTAAATCCTCTGCTACCTACATCCCTCATCTCTGCTATACGGCATCTCTTCTACTAAATCCTCTGCTACCTACATCCCTCATCTCTGCTATACGGCATCTCTTCTACTAAATCCTCTGCTACCTACATCCCTCATCTCTGCTATACGGCATCTCTTCTACTAAATCCTCTGCTACCTACATCCCTCATCTCTGCTATACGGCATCTCTTCTACTAATTCCTGTACTACCTACATCCCTCCCTCACCTATGCCGTACTGCATCTCACCCACTAAATTTTGTGTTACATGCATCTCTACGCACCTCTCTATTCCACTTATCTTGTCTccttttttacactttattttttacttttgtcaCTAATCTTTGTGATACTGCACATTCCTATTTtacttatcttctctctgctttcCAATTAGAATTTGTGTACCCTGCATCCCTCACCTGTGCCGTACTGCACCGTCCCGGCTGCTGTCATTAGACATCACGTGCGATTTGTCCTGGGAGCGGCTGAGCTCCTCTAGAGCAGACGTGTGGTGCTGAGAGATTATCTCGGCGCTCCTCTCCCAGGTGTCACGAGTTTCCACAGTCACGGCAGAGCTATGCAACTCTTCCCACCCATGATGCTCCTCGAAGATCAGGAGATTCCTGGAACGCACTAGGAGAGACCGCAGCAGTCAGTGACTGGTCTAACACTACAAGTAGGGGGCATGAATGTACTATTATACCGTCTCACTTACCTATCGATGCTGCATAGGATTCCGGTATCGAATGGCGGCTCTGCTCTTGAACTGTCTTGGTTGCTGATGGGTAGCGGTCAAACGTCTGTGTGAAGCTACCAAAAATGACTGCAAAGCACAGTACCACCACCTGGGGGAGCACAAGAGGCAACAAcagattaaggaaagtaaaggacaATTCACCTCTCTCACTATTTAACAAGAACAAACCCAACCTATACTTGGTTTTTGTGGACCGAGACAATATTCATACGCTTTCTATCAATTCACtaataaccagtgacatcactgaggtgcaACGCTCATCAACAATAATTTCCAGAAATATTGGCTCTGTATACAACAAGGCTTCCTCCACCGACGATAGGTCCATTTAATTAATAACTGGTGTCAATGGTCTCTTAACAACTATTTACAGGGTAATCGAACTAAATCCAAAATTCTACTTAATTATCTGGTTAAGAAAATAtttatctaaaaatatatttaggagcagtttttcttattttaaataaatgaaatgttgGCCTTTAATTATTAATCTGTGTTGTGAATAACCCATCTCTAATCTGTGCAAACTGTCTAGTTGTGGGGTCCCTCTTGATGTGAAATTGGAATTATAGGAccacatttttctaattttgcGAGTAAAGGCACCATAAACACATTGGTGtctaccagagccgtaacttagaattctagcgcctggggcgataaagacaaatgccgcccccctaaccctcaattttaaccaaatgaacctaaaatattcctaaattgcgcccctttcagtgttgcgccctgggcgatcgcccctgtggcacagccctagttacggccctggtggcTACTGTTTTGTGGGACAAAACAATATTCCTGAGAATGTGGggtaacaatcatcatcatttatttatatagcgccactaattccgcagcgctgtacagagaactcactcacatcagtccctgccccattggggcttacagtctaaattccctaacacacacacacacagatctacGAGTTCCATATAATCGATAAAGACTCATGAATACTGGCACAATGTGTACGATAGGAAGATTTTGCTATAGACCTGTTATAATTAGAGCACtaatgagacacagagtacaatGAAACCATGAGTCATTGACAGATCCGGTTACATTATATTTAGAATGGTCCAGATAAATGAATAATCAATGTAATGGAAACCATAGCGAGGAAAAGAACCAGCGTAAATTAATCCTTTACACAAATGAAAGGTTGAGACAACGTAATTATGCCAGTCAGTCGTCTTTCAAGTTCGTGTCACAAGCCCAATGCTCAGGCGAATTAGTCTAAGTGTCTGACACAGATAATTGTGGGAATCGCAACTGGACGTTAACACAAAGAGCCTtaatcctcagtgatgtcactagttcctaatgaacGGATAGGCTGAGCCTTGGCGGAGCCCataacaaaaatggctgcctccagtgtgcTCAGGTAACATGTACGCTAAATAGGACCAGGAGTCCAGCACTCACCATGAGACAGGTACCAGTTTGGGTGCTGGCGACTTTGTAGGAGCGGGAAACTTTGCCTGCCACCATTGCCTGGAGGCGTTGTAGCTGCTGCAAGAGGGTCCTGAGGgtgggaaagaaaaataaaaaggtggAAACGGAGTTCTGTTCCTCCTGCAGATATTCTAATAAAAGGGAATTGCTAGAAAATGTATTATTCAGGAGCCAAATGGAAACTTCTAGATCAATAGGAGCTTTCTGCATgtacccatagcagccaatcagcaaacAGCTTGGATTGGTCTAAAGCAACATAGACTACTAAAAGCAGGcgtctgattggtcgctatgggttacagcacccaTGTTCATCGATAGTCCTTTCATGATTTGTATGGATCACTGTAATAGTTAAAACAGACTGAAAAAATGCTGTTTACAGAACATAGACTAAATAAAACAACTTTACATAAATTAGATCTATTGACTAAAGTTCCATTTAGAATACGGTAACTGGAAGTCTGGGTGGATCTTCTCACCTGTTAGTGGTTTCCAACACTTCCACCTTTTTTCGCAGGTCGCCGTTTTCTGAAGAACAGTTCTCAACCCTGCAGCAAGAAAGACAGTGTGTGAGGCAGAGAACGGGGGGGGGATTTTGTCCGAGTAGCTGTGAAAAATAAATCTGAACCTTTAAATTACTCTCAAAGCTAAAGTGACAGGGGCCAGTTGTCTATTTAAACCATTAAAGTGTCTGCTGGGTGTCCTCTTCATTTGCATAGTATAccacaggcaaaaaaaaaaaaaaaaagagagacaatTGACTACTGTAATATAAAGGGAATTCTTAATGCACAATTGAACCAGCAAGTTACAGTTCTTAGTTAGAGATTAGAGGCAGGAGACAAGTCTGGGCCCATATTTACCTTTTCTCCAGGCTGTCCATATATTCCTTTTTCTTTCTGCGGCTTTCCTGGGCTGAGATCTGAAGAAAGATTCAGGTATTGAGTGATCCCAGTTCAAGTGGATTACCCTGTCCTAAAGTTATATAACTTGTATATTAGTAAGTAGAGTACAGAAAGTATCAGAACGAACGCCATGCAGATTATCGCTATACGTCCATTTGGGTTTATTAATGTTTAAAAGGAAAAGGCTGAATAAAACGGATCCGTCCTGTCTGTCACTCACTTTCAGAGGACCCCAATTTAATGGGGCCAGCCGGACTGACAACCATACCCCCCAGCCTACGGGGGGAGCCAGCCGGGCTGGCAGCCATACCCCCCAGCCTACGAGGGGAGCCAGCCGGGCTGGCAGCCATACCCCCCAGCCTACGGGGGGAGCCAGCCGGGCTGGCGGCCATACCCCCCAGCCTACGGGGGGAGCCAGAGGGGCTGGCGGCCAGAACCCCAGCCTACGGGGGGAGCCAGCCATACAGTATGTCAGAAAGCGATAAGCCAAGGACGACTGTCAGCCCCGCACCTTGTTTTTTATCTTCCTGCGGATTTTCTTCAGCGCCTTCTCTTCAGATTTAGTGAGCGGCAGTTTAGTGGGTATGGGGTATCCTTCAGCTACGAGGGTCCTTTTCTCTTCATCAGTCAGGATCAGGGGTCCAGTTCCCTGCAGCTTCTGCAGAACATTAGGTTAATAAGACAGGTTAGCAGTATAAATGACAAAGTCTGTTGTAGatctaaatacagtattataacCACAATACATAACATTTAAATAGCTAAAGCTGGATTTGTCTGTACAGTTATGACACCATATAGGGGAGCAGGGCTAAACATTTCACTGAAGACTGAATATTctacaaaaataaattgtaacatTTATTTGGTTATCAGCGAACAGCAAGCTGTTGTTCTGCGTTATCAGCAATTTCAGACCAAACGGCTGACTGTTTCCATTGACCTAGGAAGTCTAGCAAAAAAAATACGTCTTCACCAGGATTAACATTTTAGTCCCAATACCGTTATATCTATTACTCTCCTCAACTTTGTCAATATTATAAGTCCCTTTTTTATAGAAGGCAATACCTATAGACTATCTGTAGAGACCTAAAGATTTCATGCAATACCTATACTCTGCCTGTAGGGGGTGGTGTTTGCTCTTTTTCTCTATCTAAGTATTTCCTGATAGCCTGAcactttatattatatatcctCATATATCTGCATACCGCTGTATTCAATTCTGTTTTCTAAACAATTAAGAACAACTGAATTCACAGACACTagaggttaaatgtatcaagttccgatttctgaaagtcgccggaaattggcgactttgcagggaaaacTTAAAGCGGccatggcttgtaaaggcaagtttaccCCTAGGACTTATTTGTTGAGAAAATGCTTCTATGTAAAACTATGTAAACCGGTATATCCAGACATACATTCACAGAATATCTTTCTCCGATGTGAAAACGTTGCAGGGGAAAGTGTTAAACTATTGGGCTGGAGAGTGAGTCAGTGCAAGTGATGAATAGGTGGATTGTGCCCTGGGATGAAGTAATGGGTGTAGATGCTGGATAGTGACTCACAGAACGACCATTAACTGCTGTAGAATAGACTGAAATTTATCTTCCAATCTGTGATGAGTTCATCTAGAACAGTTTATAGCAGTGAGCGATAACTTCTGTATTCTAGTTGTGGAAATCTTAATTAGTAACTTGGTGCAAGCTGCACTCCGgtgtgtaacccatagcaaccagatatgAGCTTTCATCGATATAGTAGGCAGTATAATAATTAGAGCACAtacctgattggttgttgtgtGTTACTAGAACCAAGTTATTATAAAGGGGGTTTTTCACGTATATGAACCCTGCACTAaaccccctctcttcccaataATATAGTGATGGGCATTAGATCGCCCTAGGGTCACATGCGGTCCTCCAAGTATAACTTATTTTGGAGATGATGGGTAATGTCGGCCCacttgaaggttagagggcacGATGGGGCCCTGAAGCCTATTAGGTTGCCTGTTCCTGCAATAATCGTACTTCGGTGTTGTTCCCCCACCATTCACACATAGATAGGACCTTCGGAGATGTTCAGCTCTCTCCGTAACATCAGAGATACGAGCCGCGGTGTAAGATCCCTCCCGCTATGGAGAGGCCCAACCAGCACCAAAGGCGATTAGTAGAAGCCTCGGCAATGTTGGCGTGACGGGAGCCTGCTGAATAGAGAGATGATGAGAGACCACGAGGAGGGACCAAGaccaaagtactattattgggaTGGGAGGGGGATAAGTGAAGCGGAGATCCCACTTAAGTCCTCTGCTTAGAATTCAGAGACGCTGGTAGGACAGCAGTAGTCAGCAAGCCCCTCTACTAAAAAGACTAAATTAAACTAACATGACATATAGCGAAAGAGACTTACGTGCGGGGCAGTCAGCAGGGGTGAGTTAGAGAGAGCGGAGGGGCTGCGAGCTGTCATTTTGTTCCCGGATTGTGATTGGACGGggctggagggtgggagggaccTGCTGGGGCTCTGGCCTCCTTCAGAATCACTCCCATGGCTGCTGGGAGGAGTAGGGGGCAGTTGTAGGCTATCAGATGAGGCAGCTGGACGAGGGGACAAAAGCAAAAATTGTGACCATGACAAcaacaaaacacaaagaaaacTAAAGCGAACAATGAACCGTAACAAGAAAAACACAGCAACGTATCACATGACGGGGCGAGATACAGCTTCTGGTACATAGGGAGGAGCTCACCTTCTTTTGGACACAAGTTCAGGAACTGATCCACTTCGTGGGGCTCCAGTTTGATCTGCGGCATGGACTTTGGGGTCAGAGGCTTATGCTGGAATGAAACAAGTGCACTATGTATAAGGAAATGGACCGGAGAACGCAATCTGGAGGACTTTACACACAAGAAATCTTGTATGGTCTTCGTACAGCGTTTCAGATAAGAGGCCTGACCTAGTGCAATAGGTATCTATAGACATATGTTGGGGCTCACCTGCTCTGGCTCCGGCAGGGCTTCCACCTCGAGGGGAGCCGTTACTGTGCTGGTCGTCAGTGTGACGGAAGGGGCAAGGCCCGGGCTCTCCTCAGTAGGGACTTCCATCTTAATTTTGGTTGGAGTGAGCTGTCCTCCCAGGCACCAGTCATCACCTGCGAGATCCCCTGTGGAGGGAGAGGTTCAGGGTGAGAAAGACGTGAAACAGGGTTTGGCAATGCTCCGACGATAACAATATAGAATGGAAGTCTCCAGCTACAGAACAAGCAATATGGCTACTTTCATAAGTCTGCAGTTTCAAGGGGCTTTTAAAGCACAACCTGTCTCCTACACAacgtggaggcggccattttgggaGATAACAAATATTCACAAGATACAAGGAACATTTACacccctttctttttttcttttaattagacTTAAAGCTGCATTATGGCCTAATTGGTAAATTTGACTATTTCTTCCCTCCAAGGAGCCCCAGGAAAAGCAGCTGTGTGGAGCAGCCCCCAGGGAGGATAAGGAAGAGGTTGGTCAAATTTAGGGATtaagtggtaatgcagctttaaatactCACGACCTATCGCAAATCTATGCTGTTTACGCAACCAGAGGGGAAGACGTTTTCTCCTGCACACCTCATTTCCAGGATAGTTTCCTACCGGGGACAGTGAACTTATAACGTGATTTGAAGGTGGAAATATTTCCAAACTCAATGGAGTAATAAGCTCACAACACCTAGTACTGTTATTGTAAGGAAAATACAGAGCagtgaaaattattttaatttttgaccTGAGCCAAACTCCTGGGGACCTGACACTGAGCAGGAAGTGGAGAGTGAAACACCTAACAGACCACGATACAGACCACCACTGGT
This genomic interval carries:
- the CREB3L2 gene encoding cyclic AMP-responsive element-binding protein 3-like protein 2, whose translation is MEILETGESVMQWDRKLSELSEVAESDSLYNTPFSELLDDTALLDALGQLIGDPFLTEKYEMMEVENPSSPSPMIKAEHSYSLCGDSRPQSPFTHGSSDDNFSDGDLAGDDWCLGGQLTPTKIKMEVPTEESPGLAPSVTLTTSTVTAPLEVEALPEPEQHKPLTPKSMPQIKLEPHEVDQFLNLCPKEAASSDSLQLPPTPPSSHGSDSEGGQSPSRSLPPSSPVQSQSGNKMTARSPSALSNSPLLTAPHKLQGTGPLILTDEEKRTLVAEGYPIPTKLPLTKSEEKALKKIRRKIKNKISAQESRRKKKEYMDSLEKRVENCSSENGDLRKKVEVLETTNRTLLQQLQRLQAMVAGKVSRSYKVASTQTGTCLMVVVLCFAVIFGSFTQTFDRYPSATKTVQEQSRHSIPESYAASIVRSRNLLIFEEHHGWEELHSSAVTVETRDTWERSAEIISQHHTSALEELSRSQDKSHVMSNDSSRDGAVRHRFSSDFGQNETTKIIELDRRVNATS